AAGTTCTGTTGCTCTGGCATGGATGTTCAACAACGAACGCGCGAACGCTGATTTTAAGAAGCCGATTGAGCAACCCGTCTTCGATGCCACACCGAAGACACCGAAGAGCGAACCGTCAGCAAAGGCAATGATTTCGCTATGGATGCAGGGCGGCCCAAGTCATCATGACATGTTCGACCCCAAGCCGGGTATGGCGAAGTACGACGGCAAAGAATTCCCCGGCGACATCAAATATGACAACGCAGCTCAGGCCAGTTCCAAAGTCTTCGCATCACCATGGAAGTTTGCACCGCGTGGCGAATGTGGTATGGAACTGTCGGAACTGATTCCTCACACGGCAACGGTCGCCGACGACATTTGTCTGATCCGATCGACGAAGACCGGCGTCAACAATCATGGCCAGTCGATCCGAGCTCTACAAACCGGTCGCATTGTAGCTGGCCGGCCTGCTCTGGGCAGTTGGCTGACCTATGGCCTTGGCTGTGAAGCCGATAACCTGCCCGCGTTTTTGGCGCTAATTGATCCGGGGCAATTGCCGGTGCTTGGCGTGGAAAACTGGTCCAACGGCTGGCTCCCTTCCATCTATCAGGGAACCGTTGTCCGCCCGACAGAGCCACGCATTTTGGACCTCACACCGCCGCCGCACTTGAAGGGCAAGGCTCAAAAACGAGCTCTCGAATTCCTTGAGCAACTCAACGAACGGCACATCGCGGACCGACCGGGACAGCTTGACCTTCAGGCACGAATCGCCAGCTATCAGCTCGCCGCAAAGATGCAGACGGCCGCGACCGAGGCGCTGGACCTGAGCGGCGAGACCAAGGCGACTCAGCAAATGTACGGCATCCACGAGAAGCCGACCGCGGAATATGGCAGCCGCTGTTTGATCGCTCGCCGTTTAATCGAACGCGGCGTCCGCTTTGTGCAGGTCTACACGGCAAACCAGCTGTGGGACAGCCACGGCAGCATTCTGGGCCGCCTACCTGCGGCCTGTCAAAAGGTCGACAAACCGTCCGCCGCGCTGGTGAAGGACCTCAAACAACGCGGACTGCTGGATTCTACCGTCGTCCACTGGGGCGGCGAAATGGGGCGTCTGCCCGTTGTGCAGAACGACGCGGGCCGCGCGAAGATCGGTCGCGACCATAATACTCACGGCTTCAGCATGTGGGTGGCTGGCGGCGGCTTCAAAGCCGGTCACGTCCACGGCAGCACGGACGAATGGGGCCACAAGGCGGTCGAAGATGTCGTCAATCACTTCGACTACCACGCGACACTGCTTCACCTGTTTGGGCTGGATCATAAAGAACTGATCTTCCGCCGCAGCAACCGCGATCAGACGCTGACAGATGGTCAGCCGGGCAAAGTTGTTCAGGGATTACTGGCGTAAGCCGGTCGTTTAACCCCAATACCGTTCAATAATTGTCTCATCTCAATGAGCCGCAGGGCGTTAGCCCCGGTTTTCTCAGCATTTCTTGTCCTCATGGAACCGGGGCTAACGCCGCGCGACTAATTATTGAACGGTATTGGGGTTAAACGAATCACAAACGCTCGCTGTACCAACGCAAAAGCCCGGCACCAAACCGGCACCGGGCTTCCCCTCGAATTTGCTGTCGCCATTCTTCAATCCTAAACCGCCGGAATCGTGGCGCTGACGCCGTGGCTCCACGGGCCGGTGTCGCCTTTGGCGTTGGCCCATCGCAGCAGGTAGTGAGCCGTCTTGCCGCCGTCGTCTTCCTTGAAGGTCACCTTGTGAGGCGTGCGGGTAGCGACTCCGGCGAGGACGTAGTCGCTGGCGTTTGGAGCCGCGTCGCCGATGGCCACGTAGATCTGGCAAGAAGCCACTCCGTCCGGCTTGGCTCGGCGAGTCGGCGTGAGTGAATCGACATACGACACCATGTGTTCCAGTCGATCGGTGGCGATGACCTGACACATCGGAGCCGACTTGGGAGTACTGGCCGGAGTGCGATGAGTTTTATGAACGGGCAGCCCGGCATCTCGGCGAGCTTCGTCCGTCACGTTTGGATTGGCCTGAACCAGTCGAGCCAGCATGCGAGCTTCCTCGGTCAGGACGCGGCGAGTTTCCTTTCTCTTTTCGACGGCTCCGCGAGCAATGTCGCGAGCGCGTTCGGCCGCTTCGTAGTCCTCATCCCATTGAGCGACCAGTTCGCTCAGCTTTGTGACCTGGGCTTCGGTCAATCCGTACAATTCCGGATTGGCCAGCAGGATCTTTGCCAGCGTCCGGATCCACAAACTGAATTTCCCTTCTGACGTGGGAACAAGAGATCGTTTTGCCATCGTTCAGCTCTCTATTTGAAACCGCAATACAATTGCAGCCCACGTGAGCCGCACTGCACGGTTGATCGAGAGTACTTCTGCACACTTGCGGCCTTTCGGTTCTGCGATGGCTTCCAGTCAGCAAGTTGAGGCAAACAGCTCAGTTTGTCCGGTTTGCAACGGCTGTCCGGCTAGTTTGAGCGGGCAAACGTCGCGTTGAACATGTTCTCCGTCCGATTGAACATGTTCACTGGCGGTCAGAACATGTTCGGTGCTGCAGTGAACATGTCCAATGGTCTGCGGAACAGGTCAAGCGCGGAGTTGCGAGCGGATTCCCAAACAGCTCACGCTTCAACTCGAACAGATCGTAGGCCGAATCAAGCGAAGCGCCGATCCGGCATTGCAGCTGATCGACCTGAACCCACGAACGTGCCGGAGCAGCGCAAACGGCTCTTCGTTGAAACCGTATTGACTCGCGCGGCGCATGTGTCACCGAAGTGCAACTGTTGCATCACGGCGTTTGCTCGTTCGGCCTACGGGGACTTGACAATTGAATTCACTCCGGAGTGGCCCAGCGAGCCATTGCGACATCGCACATGCTGGAATAAAATTCAGCCCTCTGGGAACACTACCGTTTGTACCCACTTTGTCCGGATTACTTACTCTTAGCTAGACAGTAGTTGACCATCGAACTTTTTGATCACAAACATCGTCGCGTCTCAGTCGTTTGCACCGGACGATCCCGAAAGTACAAACACTACTTTGGCGGATGCGTTTCCGATTACGGATTC
This DNA window, taken from Fuerstiella marisgermanici, encodes the following:
- a CDS encoding DUF1501 domain-containing protein, which codes for MNMNIENQTTHESARRHFLASSAMSVSSVALAWMFNNERANADFKKPIEQPVFDATPKTPKSEPSAKAMISLWMQGGPSHHDMFDPKPGMAKYDGKEFPGDIKYDNAAQASSKVFASPWKFAPRGECGMELSELIPHTATVADDICLIRSTKTGVNNHGQSIRALQTGRIVAGRPALGSWLTYGLGCEADNLPAFLALIDPGQLPVLGVENWSNGWLPSIYQGTVVRPTEPRILDLTPPPHLKGKAQKRALEFLEQLNERHIADRPGQLDLQARIASYQLAAKMQTAATEALDLSGETKATQQMYGIHEKPTAEYGSRCLIARRLIERGVRFVQVYTANQLWDSHGSILGRLPAACQKVDKPSAALVKDLKQRGLLDSTVVHWGGEMGRLPVVQNDAGRAKIGRDHNTHGFSMWVAGGGFKAGHVHGSTDEWGHKAVEDVVNHFDYHATLLHLFGLDHKELIFRRSNRDQTLTDGQPGKVVQGLLA